Part of the Janibacter endophyticus genome is shown below.
ACGCCACGCACCGCACCTGGCTGCCTCACCTGCCGGACGCGGGGTGATGCCCAGTACCGTCGGGCCATGACCCGCGCACTCGTCCTCGTCGACATCCAGAACGACTTCTGCGAAGGGGGATCGTTGGCGGTGTCCGGCGGCGCCCAGGTGGCGAAGGGAGCAGCGGCGAAGATCGCCGCCGAGCGGGACCGCTACGCGGCGGTCGTCGCAACCGCGGACTGGCACGAGGACCCGGGCGAGCACTGGGCGGCGGAGGGGACCGCCCCGGACTTCGCCTCGTCCTGGCCGGTCCACTGCGCCGCCGGGACCGAGGGCGCCGCTTTCCACCCCGCACTCGAGCCGGTGCTCACCCAGGTCGACGCGGTCTTCCGCAAGGGGCGGCACGAGGCCGCCTACAGCGGCTTCGAGGGCGCGACCGACGACGGGACAGCCCTGGCCGACTGGTTGCGCGACCGCGGGATCGCCGAGCTCGACGTGTGCGGCATCGCCACCGACCACTGCGTGCGCGCAACCGTGCTCGACGGCCTCCGTGAGGGATTCGATGTCACCCTCCTGACCGGCCTCGTCGCGGGCGTCGCCCCGGAGACCACCGAGCCCGCGCTCGAGGAGATGGCCGCGGCCGGTGCCCGGCGTGCCTGACGAGGGCCGCCGCACGCGCCCGGCCCCGTCGCCTGGTCGCGATGGCTGGCGCCGAAGGGGGCGGCCCGGCTCGTCGGGACGCCTCCCCCGCTGACCCCGGCGCGCTGGGTCAGCGGCCGCCGGTCCACGACCAGGCGTACTTGCCGTCGTCGCACGCGAGCCCGCCCTCGCCGATGTCGAGCGGGCGGAAGGTGTCGACCATGACCGCGGTCTCGTCGAAGTACTCGATGCCGATCGACTTCTCGTACGCACCGGGCTGCGGGCCGTGCGCGTGGCCGCCCGGGTGCAGGCTGACCGAGCCGCGCTCGATGCCCGACCCCTTGCGTGCCTCGTAGTCGCCGTCGACGTAGAACATCACCTCGTCGCTGTCGACGTTCGAGTGGTAGTACGGCACCGGGATCGAGAGCGGGTGGTAGTCGACCTTGCGCGGCACGAAGTTGCACACGACGAAGTTCCACCCCTCCCACACCTGGTGCGCCGGCGGCGGCTGGTGGACCCGCCCGGTGATCGGCTCGTAGTCGTCGATGTTGAAGACGAAGGGGTAGAGGCACCCGTCCCAGCCCACGACGTCGAGCGGGTGGAAGGGGTAGGTGAAGCGGGTCCCGACGACCCCGCCCGGACCGTGGCCGCGGTGCTTGACGAGGACGTCCGTCGAGGCGTCGCGCGCCTCGCCGACGTCCTCGGCGAGCAGCGGTCCCTGCGGCCCGCGGAAGTCGCGCTCGCAGTACGGGGCGTGCTCGAGGAACTGGCCGTACTTGCTGAGGTAGCGCTTCGGCGGTGCGACGTGGCTGCTCGCCTCGACGCAGATGAGGCGCAGGACGGAGCCGTCGGCGGACTGGGTCGACGGCGAGGGCAGCCAACGATGCGTCGTGGCGCGTGGCATGAGGAGGTAGTCCCCGCGCGCCACCTCGAAGGAGCCGAAGACCGACTCGACGCGCGCCGCACCCCGCTCGACGTAGACCAGCTCGTCGCCGACGGCGTTGCGGTACCAGGGGCTGACGGCCCCCGCGACGACGTAGGAGAGGCGGACGTCGCCGTTGCCGAGGAGCAGCCGACGCCCGGTCACGGCATCGATGTCAGCCACGGCGGCGTCGTCGCCGCCGAAGAGCCGGTGCGGCTGGAGGTGGAGCGGCTTGAGCGGGTGGTTGGCGGTGAGCGTCTGGTCGGGCAGCTCCCAGACCTCGCTCGCGCTGATCTCGCTCGGGATCTCGCGGTGGTAGAGCAGCGAGGAGTCGGAGGAGAAGCCCTCCTCGCCCATGAGCTCCTCGTAGTAGAGCCCGCCGTCGTCGGCCGGGTGCTGCGTGTGTCGCTTGGGCGGGATGCTGCCCATCGCGCGGTAATAGGCCATGACGTGTCTACCTCTTCGTGGGATTCGCGAGACAATCTGCACCCTACGGGATGTGATCGCCACCACGCAGCCACTAGGGTCGCCACCATGCCTGTGCCTCCCCAACTGCTCGCCGGGCTCGTCGACGACGCCGCCGTCTTCCCCCCGGGCAGTGCCCCGCTGTGCCGTGCGCTCGCCGAGCACCGTGAGCACCGCGCCGCCTGGTACGCCGACATCGTCGGCCCCCTCCTCGTCCCGGCCTCCGGGATCGCCGAGCTCGTCGCACTGACGGGCGAAGGGGGACCGCTGCGGGTCGTCGTCGTGGCCCGTCCGGGCACCCCGGCGCCGGACGTCGTCGAGGCGGTCGCCGCGGCCCGCGGCACCTCGGTCGAGATCGTCGGGGTCGAGATGGGCTGGCAGGAGGGGTGGCGAGACCTCCCACTGGGTGATCTGCCGCTCGTCCTCGAGATCCCCCGCGGGGACGACCGCGATCGCGCCCTCGCCGACGTCCGCGACGGCCAGCAGGAGGGCCGGCGCGTCCTGGCCAAGCTGCGCACCGGTGCCACCCCGACGTGGGAGTGGCCGGACGAGGACGAGCTCGCGCGGTTCCTGCGCGACGCGACCCAGCTCGGCATCCAGGTCAAGCTCACCGGGGGGCTGCACCACGTCGTCCGGGGCGAGCACGACGGCCAGCCCCAGCACGGCCTGCTCAACGTCCTCGTCGCCCTCGACGCCGCCCAGCACGACTCCCTGGCCCCTGACGTGGACGCGCTCGCCGCCCTCCTCGCGGAGCGTGACCCCACGGTCCTCGCGGAGGAGGTCGCCGGCTGGGAGGACGACGAGGCCGCCCGGGTCCGCACCACCCTCACCGCCTACGGGTGCTGCGGCGTCACCGACCCCATCATCGAGCTGTCCGCCCTCAACCTTGTCGCAGGAGCGCCATGACCACCGACCCGAGCACCGACCGCAGCACCTACCCCTGGCTGAGCGTCGGGACGGACCACCCCTTCGGCCCGCATCACCTCCCCTACGGGAGCTTCAGCGTCGGCGCGGGCAAGCCGCTCCTCGGGGTCCGCATCGGCGACCAGGTGCTCGACGTACGTGCCGCCGCGAAGGCCGCCAACCGGGACGCCCGGCCCTACGCGACCGGCAACCTCGACGGCCTCCTCGCCGACCCCACGCTGTGGGGGCCCACCCGTACCTGGCTCACCCAGCTCGTCCAGGACGAGGCCGCCGCGCGCGTCCTCGCCGACCACGTCCACGACATCGACGCGGTCACCCTGCACCTCCCCTTCGCCGTCGCCGACTACGTCGACTTCTACGCGAGCGAGCACCATGCGACCAACGTCGGCCGGATCTTCCGCCCCGACGGGGAGCCCCTCACGCCGAACTGGAAGCACCTGCCGATCGGCTACCACGGCCGCAGCAGCACCGTCGTCGTCACCGGCACCGACGTGCATCGCCCCCGGGGCCAGCGCAAGGCCCCGAGCGACGCCGGCCCGTCCTTCGGGCCAAGCATCAAGCTCGACATCGAGGCCGAGCTCGGCTTCGTCGTCGGCGGCCGCACCGAGCTCGGGCAGAGCCTGAGCGTCGCGGAGGCGGCGGAGCACCTCTTCGGGGTGGTCCTGCTCAACGACTGGTCGGCCCGCGACCTCCAGGCGTGGGAGTACGTCCCGCTCGGTCCCTTCCTCGGCAAGTCCTTCGCGACGACGATCTCGGCGTGGGTCACCCCGATGGCCGCGCTCGCCGATGCCCGCGTCGAGCTCCCCACCCAGGACCCCGAGCCGCTCCCCTACCTCCAGGGCGAGCAGGCACAGGGGATCGACCTCGCCTACGAGGTCGAGTGGAACGGAACCGTCGTCTCCCGCCCGCCCTACCGGACGATGTACTGGGCCCCGGAGCAGATGCTCGCGCACATGACCGTCAACGGCGCGAAGGCCAGCCCCGGCGACCTCTTCGGCTCCGGCACGGTCTCGGGGCCGGACAAGGACGGCCGCGGGTCCTTCCTCGAGCTCTCGTGGAACGGCACCGAGCCGCTCACCCTGGACGACGGGTCGACCCGCACCTTCCTCGAGGACGGCGACACCGTGGTCCTTCGCGCCACCGCCGAAGGGGTGGGCGGACCGATCAGCCTCGGCGAGTGCTCCGGGCGGATCCGGGGCTGACGCCACGGTCGGAGCGGGCCGCTGGAGCGCAGGTCAGCGGCGGACGACCTCGGTGCCGGCCACCTTGTCGTGCGCGGCCTGCCTCCGCGGGTCGCGGGCCAGCCAAAGGTGCGCGACCACGAGCACGGGGACGGCGAACCACGAGATCACCGGCACCGTCGTGAGCAGCCACAGCATGACGACGACGCTCGTGCGCCGGGCCGCGACAGCCATCGGCAGCGGACCGACGTCGTGGCTGCCCGCGACCCGGACGACGGTGCCCGTCGCGAGCTTGCCGACCGTCGCGCCCTTCCGGGTGAGCATGAGCACCGTGTAGAGCCACGCGGTGAACGCCATGATCGCGATCGCGACGGCGAACCACGTCCACTCGAAGAGCCCCACGAGCACGTCGGGGTCGAGGTCCTGGACGGCCTGCGGGTTGCCGAGGTTGTCCATGGCGAAGCCGAGGTAGTCGGCCATCCAGAGGTACCAGGCCCAGCTCGAGAGCAGCCCGCCGATCCCCCAGATGATCATGAGGTCGAGCAGCCAGGACCCGAGCCGCGACCCGAAGCCCGCATACGGGCGTCCGTCCGCCGCGTGACCGGCGGCACCACCGGCCGCGTGCGGGACCGGGTGCTGCCAAGCGTGCTGCGCGGGCTCCTCGAACTGCGAGTGCGGGACGTGCCCCGCCCATGCGTCGCGCGCCCCCTGGTAGCCGACGGGCTGCTCCGGGGGTGTCTCACGGACGGGAGCCTTCTTCGGCACCCGCTTCTCGCTCCACACGATCCCGTCGAAGTACCGCAGCTGCTCGGCGTCGTCGGGGTCGTCGTACCAGCCGGCGCGCTCGGGGATCTGCATGTCGGCAAGGATGCCAGGCGTGGCGCGCCGACGAGCGCGGGGCCCGCCGGACGGCTGCGTGGTGCACGATGCCGGGATGGAGTTCCCACGGCCCTTCGCGCCCGAGGAGTACGACCAGCGGCTCGCCGCCGTCCAGCACGAGATGGCGGCCCGCTCGATGGGGGCGCTCGTCGTCGTCGACCCCGCGAGCATGTACTACCTCTGCGGCTATGACGCGTGGTCCTTCTACATGCCCCAGTGCGTCGCGGTGCCCGCCTCGGGCGACCTGCACCTCTTCACCCGGGCGATGGACGCCAGCGGCGGACAGATCACCGCGGCCCTGCCCGACGACCGGGTCCACGGGTATCCCGAGACCCTCGTCCACCGACCCGACATCCACCCCTTCGCCTGGATCGCGGAGCGGGCCGTCGAGATCGGGCTCCTCCCCCGCGCCGCCGGGGCCGAGATCGGCGTCGACCTGGACGCCCACTACTTCTCGGTCCGCGCCTTCGACGCGCTGCAGGGCGGGGTGGGCCCGGCCCGCGTCGTCGACAGCCACCAGCTCGTCCCGTGGGTCCGGGTCGTGAAGTCTCCCGCCGAGCAGGAGCTCATGCGGGCCGCCGGCGCGATCAGCACGCGCGCCATGACCGCCGCGCTCGAGACCGCTGCCCCGGGCGTGCGGCAGTGCGACGTCGTCGCGACGATCCAGCGGGTCCAGACCGAGGGCAGCCCCGAGGCCGGAGGCGACTACCCGGCGATCGTCCCCATGCTCCCGACCGGGCCGACGGCCGGCACCCCGCACCTCACCTGGACGGACCGGCGCCTGGTGACCGGCGAGGCGACGACGATCGAGCTCGCCGGGGTGCACCGCCGCTACCACGCCCCGCTGGCGCGCACCGTCTCGCTGGGCCCGCCACCGCCCCGGCTGCTCCACTGCGCCGGGGCCGTGGACGACGGCCTGCACGCGGCGCTGGCGCTCATGGTGCCGGGCACGCCGGTCGCCGAGGTGCACCGGGCCTTCAGCACGGCCCTGGCCCGGCACGGCCTGTCGAAGGAGTCCCGCATCGGCTACTCCATCGGGATCGGCTACCCGCCGGACTGGGGCGAGCGGACGATCTCGCTGCGCTCGGAGGACCCGAGCGTGCTCGAGACCGGCATGGCCTTCCACCTCATCCTCGGGATGTGGCAGGACGACTGGGGGTACGAGACCTCCGAGTCGCTCCTCGTCCAGGACGACGGGCCGGAGCGGCTCACCGACGTCCCCCAGGGCATCTACGTCCACTGACCTCGGGCCCTGCGACGATGAGGGCATGAGCGAGCCGATGCACCTCTGGATGCGACACGAGTCCCGCACGACCGAGCGACGGGCGCCGCTGACGCCCTCCGACGCCCGCGCGGTGGTCGAGTCCGGCCACCGGCTGACGGTGGAGCGCTCGCCGCAGCGGGTCTTCGCCGACGACGAGTACGCGGCGGCCGGGGCGGAGCTGGCCGAGCCCGTGTCGTGGGTCGACGCGCCCGCGGACGCGATCGTCCTCGGGCTCAAGGAGCTGCCCGACGAGCCCGCCGCGCTGGAGCACACGCACATCTTCTTCGGCCACGCCTACAAGGGCCAGACCGGCGCCGCCGAGCTCCTCGCCCGCTTCCGCCGTGGTGGCGGCACCCTCCTCGACATCGAGTACCTGACGAAGGGGGGACGTCGGGTCGTCGCCTTCGGCTACTGGGCGGGGTACGTGGGGGCCGCGCTGGCGGTGCTGCACGACCGCGGCGCCCTGACCGCCCCGCTGGAGCCGATGGAGCGCAGCACCCTCGACGACCTGCTGCGGTCCTCGACCGGCGACGAGCGCTGCCTCGTCATCGGGGCCCTCGGGCGCAGTGGCACCGGCGCCCGGGACGCCATCGCCGTCGCCGGGTGCGAGGCCACCGCGTGGGACATGGCCGAGACGGTCGCGCTCGACAAGGAGTCGCTGCTCGCCCACGACCTCCTCGTCAACTGCGTCATGGTCAGCGAGCCCGCTCCCCCCTTCGTCACCGACGAGGACCTCGCGACCCCGGGACGACGGCTGCGGACGCTCTCCGACGTCACGGCGGACTTCACGAGCGACCTCAACCTGCTGCCGGTCAACCGGGCCGAGACGACGTGGGAGCAGCCGGTCCGCCGGCTCGTCGAGGCGAGCGGGGGCGCTCCGGCCGTCGACATCGTCGCGATCGACAACCTGCCCTCGTTGCTGCCGCGCGAGGCGAGCACGACCTTCTCGGCCGACCTGCTGCCCGTCCTGCTCGAGCTCCCGCGGGAGTCCGAGCCGTGGCGCGCGACGCGAGCCCGGTTCGACGCGGCGACGACCGGCTGACGCCGGCTCGCCCGGACCGGTCAGGGGGCGCCGCGGGGCTCCTCCGCCGACCCGAGCGTCTCGGTGAGCTCGTCGGTGATGAGCAGCTCCCGCTGGACCTGCCCGGCGCGGAAGGAGGCCCGGCCCACCATGTGCGAGGCGATCGGGGCGGTCACACCCTGGAAGGTCGCGACGATGAGCAGCAGGACCGCCACCGGGATGCTCCGCAGCTCGATCGCCAGCCCGATGAGGGCGACGCCGAGACCGACGACCTGCGGCTTGGTGCCGGCGTGCATCCGGCTCAGCAGGTCGGGGAAGCG
Proteins encoded:
- a CDS encoding isochorismatase family protein: MTRALVLVDIQNDFCEGGSLAVSGGAQVAKGAAAKIAAERDRYAAVVATADWHEDPGEHWAAEGTAPDFASSWPVHCAAGTEGAAFHPALEPVLTQVDAVFRKGRHEAAYSGFEGATDDGTALADWLRDRGIAELDVCGIATDHCVRATVLDGLREGFDVTLLTGLVAGVAPETTEPALEEMAAAGARRA
- a CDS encoding homogentisate 1,2-dioxygenase, whose product is MAYYRAMGSIPPKRHTQHPADDGGLYYEELMGEEGFSSDSSLLYHREIPSEISASEVWELPDQTLTANHPLKPLHLQPHRLFGGDDAAVADIDAVTGRRLLLGNGDVRLSYVVAGAVSPWYRNAVGDELVYVERGAARVESVFGSFEVARGDYLLMPRATTHRWLPSPSTQSADGSVLRLICVEASSHVAPPKRYLSKYGQFLEHAPYCERDFRGPQGPLLAEDVGEARDASTDVLVKHRGHGPGGVVGTRFTYPFHPLDVVGWDGCLYPFVFNIDDYEPITGRVHQPPPAHQVWEGWNFVVCNFVPRKVDYHPLSIPVPYYHSNVDSDEVMFYVDGDYEARKGSGIERGSVSLHPGGHAHGPQPGAYEKSIGIEYFDETAVMVDTFRPLDIGEGGLACDDGKYAWSWTGGR
- the fahA gene encoding fumarylacetoacetase, which produces MTTDPSTDRSTYPWLSVGTDHPFGPHHLPYGSFSVGAGKPLLGVRIGDQVLDVRAAAKAANRDARPYATGNLDGLLADPTLWGPTRTWLTQLVQDEAAARVLADHVHDIDAVTLHLPFAVADYVDFYASEHHATNVGRIFRPDGEPLTPNWKHLPIGYHGRSSTVVVTGTDVHRPRGQRKAPSDAGPSFGPSIKLDIEAELGFVVGGRTELGQSLSVAEAAEHLFGVVLLNDWSARDLQAWEYVPLGPFLGKSFATTISAWVTPMAALADARVELPTQDPEPLPYLQGEQAQGIDLAYEVEWNGTVVSRPPYRTMYWAPEQMLAHMTVNGAKASPGDLFGSGTVSGPDKDGRGSFLELSWNGTEPLTLDDGSTRTFLEDGDTVVLRATAEGVGGPISLGECSGRIRG
- a CDS encoding RDD family protein — encoded protein: MQIPERAGWYDDPDDAEQLRYFDGIVWSEKRVPKKAPVRETPPEQPVGYQGARDAWAGHVPHSQFEEPAQHAWQHPVPHAAGGAAGHAADGRPYAGFGSRLGSWLLDLMIIWGIGGLLSSWAWYLWMADYLGFAMDNLGNPQAVQDLDPDVLVGLFEWTWFAVAIAIMAFTAWLYTVLMLTRKGATVGKLATGTVVRVAGSHDVGPLPMAVAARRTSVVVMLWLLTTVPVISWFAVPVLVVAHLWLARDPRRQAAHDKVAGTEVVRR
- a CDS encoding M24 family metallopeptidase, with the translated sequence MARRRARGPPDGCVVHDAGMEFPRPFAPEEYDQRLAAVQHEMAARSMGALVVVDPASMYYLCGYDAWSFYMPQCVAVPASGDLHLFTRAMDASGGQITAALPDDRVHGYPETLVHRPDIHPFAWIAERAVEIGLLPRAAGAEIGVDLDAHYFSVRAFDALQGGVGPARVVDSHQLVPWVRVVKSPAEQELMRAAGAISTRAMTAALETAAPGVRQCDVVATIQRVQTEGSPEAGGDYPAIVPMLPTGPTAGTPHLTWTDRRLVTGEATTIELAGVHRRYHAPLARTVSLGPPPPRLLHCAGAVDDGLHAALALMVPGTPVAEVHRAFSTALARHGLSKESRIGYSIGIGYPPDWGERTISLRSEDPSVLETGMAFHLILGMWQDDWGYETSESLLVQDDGPERLTDVPQGIYVH
- a CDS encoding saccharopine dehydrogenase produces the protein MSEPMHLWMRHESRTTERRAPLTPSDARAVVESGHRLTVERSPQRVFADDEYAAAGAELAEPVSWVDAPADAIVLGLKELPDEPAALEHTHIFFGHAYKGQTGAAELLARFRRGGGTLLDIEYLTKGGRRVVAFGYWAGYVGAALAVLHDRGALTAPLEPMERSTLDDLLRSSTGDERCLVIGALGRSGTGARDAIAVAGCEATAWDMAETVALDKESLLAHDLLVNCVMVSEPAPPFVTDEDLATPGRRLRTLSDVTADFTSDLNLLPVNRAETTWEQPVRRLVEASGGAPAVDIVAIDNLPSLLPREASTTFSADLLPVLLELPRESEPWRATRARFDAATTG
- the mnhG gene encoding monovalent cation/H(+) antiporter subunit G, whose protein sequence is MNAVLEVLVAVCFIVASFFALVAGIGMVRFPDLLSRMHAGTKPQVVGLGVALIGLAIELRSIPVAVLLLIVATFQGVTAPIASHMVGRASFRAGQVQRELLITDELTETLGSAEEPRGAP